In Stutzerimonas stutzeri, a genomic segment contains:
- the fliI gene encoding flagellar protein export ATPase FliI: MRLERTSFAKRFEAYGEAIKLPSQPILEGRLLRMVGLTLEAEGLRAAVGSRCLVINEDSYHPTQVEAEVMGFSGGKLYLMPVGSLAGIAPGARVVPLANTGRLPMGTSMLGRVLDGAGRALDGKGGMKAEDWVPMDGPVINPLKRHPISEPLDVGIRSINGLLTVGRGQRLGLFAGTGVGKSVLLGMMTRFTEADIIVVGLIGERGREVKEFIENILTEESIKRSVVVASPADDAPLMRLRAAMYCTRIAEYFRDKGKNVLLLMDSLTRFAQAQREIALAIGEPPATKGYPPSVFAKLPSLVERAGNAEAGGGSITAFYTVLSEGDDQQDPIADAARGVLDGHFVLSRRLAEEGHYPAIDIEASISRVMPQVVSAEHMRNAQRFKQLWSRFQQSRDLISVGAYVPGGDPETDLAIARQAEMVRYLRQGLDEAEHLARSEALLASVFNPKAAS, encoded by the coding sequence ATGCGCCTTGAACGCACCAGCTTTGCCAAGCGTTTCGAAGCGTATGGCGAGGCGATCAAGCTGCCCAGTCAACCGATCCTCGAGGGTCGGTTGTTGCGTATGGTCGGCCTGACGTTGGAGGCTGAAGGGCTGCGCGCCGCGGTCGGCAGCCGGTGTCTGGTGATCAACGAAGACAGTTATCATCCGACCCAGGTCGAAGCTGAGGTGATGGGCTTCTCCGGCGGCAAGTTGTACCTGATGCCGGTCGGCAGCCTGGCCGGCATCGCCCCCGGCGCGCGGGTCGTGCCGCTGGCCAACACCGGCCGTCTGCCCATGGGCACCTCGATGCTCGGCCGCGTACTCGATGGCGCTGGCCGCGCGCTGGATGGCAAGGGCGGAATGAAGGCCGAAGACTGGGTGCCTATGGACGGCCCGGTGATCAACCCACTGAAACGTCACCCGATCAGCGAGCCACTGGACGTCGGCATCCGCAGCATCAACGGGCTGCTCACCGTCGGCCGCGGCCAGCGTCTGGGCCTGTTTGCCGGTACCGGCGTGGGTAAGTCGGTATTGCTCGGCATGATGACGCGCTTCACCGAGGCCGACATCATCGTGGTCGGGCTGATCGGTGAGCGGGGCCGCGAGGTCAAGGAATTCATCGAGAACATCCTCACCGAAGAAAGCATCAAGCGCTCAGTCGTGGTGGCATCGCCTGCCGACGACGCACCGCTGATGCGCCTGCGCGCCGCCATGTACTGCACGCGCATCGCCGAATATTTCCGCGACAAGGGCAAGAACGTATTGCTGCTGATGGATTCGCTGACCCGATTCGCCCAGGCCCAGCGCGAGATCGCCCTGGCCATCGGCGAACCACCGGCAACCAAGGGCTATCCGCCCTCGGTATTCGCCAAATTGCCGAGCCTGGTGGAGCGCGCCGGCAACGCGGAGGCGGGCGGTGGCTCGATCACCGCGTTCTACACCGTGCTGTCCGAGGGTGACGATCAGCAGGACCCCATCGCCGATGCCGCACGTGGTGTGTTGGACGGGCACTTCGTGTTGTCGCGCCGCTTAGCCGAGGAGGGGCATTACCCAGCAATCGACATCGAGGCCTCCATCAGCCGGGTCATGCCGCAAGTGGTCAGCGCCGAGCACATGCGCAATGCCCAGCGCTTCAAGCAGCTCTGGTCGCGTTTCCAGCAGAGCCGCGACCTGATCAGCGTCGGCGCCTACGTGCCTGGCGGTGATCCAGAAACCGACCTGGCCATCGCACGGCAGGCGGAAATGGTTCGCTATCTAAGACAGGGCCTCGACGAGGCCGAACACCTGGCTCGTAGCGAGGCACTGCTGGCCAGCGTATTCAATCCGAAGGCGGCGAGCTAA
- the fliE gene encoding flagellar hook-basal body complex protein FliE codes for MSQGIEFNRLMLEMRAMQTDAMARSKPVTATPEVGAPSFSDMLGQAVNKVNETQQASSQLATAFEMGQGGIDLTEVMIASQKASVSFQAMTQVRNKLVQAYQDIMQMPV; via the coding sequence ATGAGCCAGGGTATTGAATTCAATCGCTTGATGCTGGAAATGCGGGCCATGCAGACCGATGCAATGGCACGCTCCAAGCCCGTGACCGCCACACCTGAAGTGGGCGCTCCGAGCTTTTCCGACATGCTCGGCCAGGCCGTCAACAAAGTGAACGAAACCCAGCAAGCCTCCAGTCAGTTGGCCACCGCGTTCGAGATGGGGCAGGGCGGTATCGACCTGACCGAGGTCATGATCGCGTCGCAGAAAGCCAGCGTTTCCTTTCAGGCCATGACCCAGGTGCGTAACAAGCTGGTCCAGGCGTATCAAGACATCATGCAGATGCCGGTTTAA
- the fliH gene encoding flagellar assembly protein FliH, with amino-acid sequence MSKENPSEVIRAKDVNVFDRWALPSFDPLGAEPEPEVADAAVPDEELTRSEDVPVEEVKPLTLDELESIRQEAYNEGFSTGEKDGFHAGQLKARQEADAALAPKLDSLERVMTQLLEPIADQDRNLEHAMVTLVSQLAREVIQRDLLIDSSQIRQVLRDALKLLPMGASNVRIYINPQDFELVKALRERHEETWRIVEDSDLLPGGCRIETEQSRIDASVETRLAQAINQLFEQQRENATSPPEADLHLNLDTDSESADAP; translated from the coding sequence ATGTCGAAGGAAAACCCCAGCGAAGTCATCCGCGCGAAGGACGTCAATGTCTTCGATCGCTGGGCCTTGCCGAGCTTCGATCCGTTAGGCGCCGAGCCGGAGCCGGAGGTCGCCGACGCGGCGGTGCCGGACGAGGAGCTTACGCGCAGCGAGGACGTCCCCGTCGAGGAAGTCAAACCGCTGACGCTCGACGAACTCGAATCGATCCGCCAGGAGGCCTATAACGAAGGCTTCAGCACGGGCGAGAAGGACGGTTTCCATGCCGGCCAGCTCAAGGCCCGGCAGGAAGCCGATGCTGCGCTGGCACCCAAGCTCGACAGCCTTGAACGCGTGATGACGCAGTTGCTCGAGCCCATCGCCGATCAGGATCGTAACCTTGAGCACGCTATGGTCACGTTGGTCAGCCAACTGGCTCGCGAGGTGATCCAGCGCGACTTGCTGATCGATTCGAGCCAGATCCGGCAGGTCTTGCGCGATGCGCTCAAATTGTTGCCGATGGGCGCGAGCAATGTGCGCATCTATATCAATCCGCAGGATTTCGAGCTGGTCAAAGCGCTGCGCGAGCGCCATGAAGAGACGTGGCGGATCGTCGAGGACAGTGATCTGCTGCCGGGCGGCTGCCGGATCGAGACCGAGCAGAGCCGGATCGATGCCAGTGTCGAAACGCGCCTGGCTCAAGCCATCAACCAGTTGTTCGAGCAGCAGCGCGAAAACGCTACCAGCCCGCCGGAAGCCGACCTGCATCTGAACCTGGATACGGATTCGGAGAGCGCTGATGCGCCTTGA
- the fliG gene encoding flagellar motor switch protein FliG: MSDARVPAKLNKIDKAAILLLSLGEADAAQVLRHLGPKEVQKVGTAMAQMRNVQKTQIEQVMSEFVDTVGDQTGLGVGSDGYIRKMLTQALGEDKAGGLIDRILLGGNTSGLDSLKWMEPRAVADVIRYEHPQIQAIVVAYLDPDQAGEVLSHFDHKVRLDIVLRVSSLNTVQPAALKELNLILEKQFSGNSNTTRATLGGVKRAADIMNYLDSSVEGQLMDAIRDVDEDLSSQIEDLMFVFDNLADVDDRGIQVLLREVSSDVLVMALKGADEAIKEKIFKNMSKRAGELLRDDLEAKGPVRISEVEGAQKEILTIARRMAEAGEIVLGGKGGEEMI, translated from the coding sequence ATGAGTGATGCTCGAGTTCCAGCCAAGCTGAACAAAATCGACAAGGCCGCGATACTGCTGCTTTCACTCGGTGAAGCCGATGCCGCGCAGGTCCTGCGGCATCTCGGTCCGAAGGAAGTGCAAAAAGTCGGTACGGCGATGGCGCAGATGCGCAACGTGCAGAAAACGCAGATCGAGCAGGTGATGAGCGAATTCGTTGACACCGTCGGCGACCAGACCGGGCTTGGCGTGGGCTCGGATGGCTATATTCGTAAAATGCTTACCCAGGCGCTGGGTGAGGACAAGGCCGGCGGCTTGATCGATCGCATTCTGCTAGGCGGCAATACCAGCGGTTTGGACAGTCTGAAATGGATGGAGCCTCGTGCCGTCGCTGACGTGATCCGCTACGAGCATCCACAAATTCAGGCGATCGTGGTGGCGTACCTGGACCCCGACCAGGCTGGCGAGGTGCTCTCGCATTTTGACCACAAGGTGCGGCTGGACATCGTGCTTCGCGTATCCTCGCTCAACACCGTGCAACCAGCAGCGCTCAAAGAGCTCAATCTGATTCTGGAGAAACAGTTCTCGGGTAATTCCAATACCACGCGGGCGACGCTGGGTGGCGTCAAACGTGCCGCGGATATCATGAACTACCTCGACAGCTCGGTCGAAGGCCAGCTGATGGATGCCATCCGCGATGTCGACGAAGATTTGTCGTCGCAGATCGAAGACCTGATGTTCGTGTTCGACAACCTTGCCGATGTCGACGACCGGGGCATCCAGGTGCTGCTACGCGAAGTATCCTCCGATGTGCTGGTCATGGCGCTCAAGGGTGCCGACGAAGCAATCAAGGAAAAGATCTTCAAGAACATGTCCAAGCGCGCGGGCGAATTGCTACGCGACGACCTAGAAGCCAAGGGACCGGTGCGCATCAGCGAAGTCGAAGGCGCCCAGAAGGAAATTCTCACCATCGCCCGCCGCATGGCCGAAGCCGGAGAGATTGTTCTCGGTGGCAAGGGCGGCGAAGAAATGATCTAA
- a CDS encoding benzoate/H(+) symporter BenE family transporter, whose protein sequence is MTLSATTPLLQPLKDSSASTVVAGFIAMLTGYTSSLVLMFQAGQAAGLSSAQISSWIWALSIGMAVCSIGLSLRYRTPLVIAWSTPGAALLISSLPGVPYGEAIGAFIFSSVLIALCGLTGSFERLMRKVPASLAAALLAGVLFNIGSEIFRAVNVQPVLVLGMFFSYLLTKRLLPRYAVLSALIVGCVLAGGLGLLDFSGLSLEIAIPVWTTPALSFAAVFSIGIPLFVIAMASQNMPGLAVLRAEGFQVPASPLISVTGIASVLLAPFGSHGIHLAAITMAICAGPEAHPDPSRRYTAAVWCGLFYGIAGIFGATLAALFAAFPPALVLSIAALALLGSIGSGLTQAMQLPREREAALITFMVTASGLTLFGIGSALWGLVAGVLTLLIVNGRKAAG, encoded by the coding sequence ATGACCCTCTCCGCTACCACGCCCCTGCTTCAGCCCCTCAAGGACAGCTCGGCCTCAACCGTCGTGGCCGGTTTCATCGCCATGCTCACCGGCTATACCAGCTCGCTGGTGCTGATGTTTCAGGCCGGACAAGCGGCGGGCCTCAGTAGCGCGCAAATTTCATCGTGGATCTGGGCTCTGTCGATCGGCATGGCGGTGTGCAGCATCGGTTTGTCGCTGCGCTACCGGACGCCGCTGGTGATCGCCTGGTCAACGCCGGGGGCGGCGCTGCTGATCAGCAGCTTGCCCGGCGTTCCCTATGGCGAAGCGATCGGTGCATTCATCTTCAGTTCGGTGCTGATAGCGCTGTGCGGGCTCACCGGCAGCTTCGAACGTCTGATGCGCAAGGTGCCCGCGTCGCTGGCGGCAGCATTGCTGGCCGGCGTGCTGTTCAATATCGGCAGCGAGATTTTTCGCGCGGTGAACGTACAGCCCGTGCTGGTACTGGGGATGTTCTTCAGCTATCTACTGACCAAGCGCCTGCTGCCGCGTTATGCGGTGCTCTCGGCACTGATCGTTGGCTGCGTGCTGGCCGGCGGGTTGGGCCTGCTCGACTTTAGCGGCCTGAGCCTGGAGATCGCGATTCCGGTGTGGACCACGCCGGCGCTGTCCTTCGCCGCGGTCTTCAGCATTGGCATACCGCTGTTCGTCATTGCCATGGCGTCGCAGAACATGCCCGGGCTGGCGGTATTGCGCGCCGAGGGTTTTCAGGTGCCGGCCTCACCGCTGATTTCCGTTACGGGTATCGCGTCGGTTCTGCTCGCCCCTTTCGGCTCCCATGGCATCCACCTGGCCGCGATCACCATGGCCATCTGTGCAGGACCCGAGGCGCACCCGGACCCATCGCGGCGTTACACCGCAGCCGTCTGGTGCGGGCTGTTCTACGGTATTGCGGGCATTTTCGGCGCAACCCTGGCCGCGCTGTTCGCGGCCTTTCCACCGGCGCTGGTGTTGTCCATCGCGGCGCTGGCACTGCTTGGTTCGATCGGCAGCGGCCTCACCCAAGCGATGCAACTGCCGCGCGAGCGCGAGGCGGCCTTGATCACCTTCATGGTCACGGCGTCAGGCCTGACCCTGTTCGGCATCGGCTCCGCCTTGTGGGGACTGGTGGCGGGCGTGTTAACGCTGCTGATCGTTAATGGGCGCAAAGCTGCGGGCTGA
- the fliF gene encoding flagellar basal-body MS-ring/collar protein FliF, translating to MAEALSKVPVPVDSEAPKKPLLGLSFLENLSEMSMLRQIGLLVGLAASVAIGFAVVLWSQQPDYRPLLGSLAGMDANQVMETLAAADISYTIEPTSGALLVKADDLARARLKLASAGIAPTDSNIGFEILDKEQGLGTSQFMEATRYRRGLEGELGRTVSSLNNVKGARVHLAIPKSSVFVRDERKPSASVLVELYPGRSLEPSQVMAIINLVATSVPELTKSQITVVDQKGNLLSDQQELTELSMAGKQFDYSRRIESLYTQRVQSILQPVLGNGRYKAEVSADVDFSAVESTSETFNPDQPALRSEQSVSEQRQSSLGSQGVPGALSNQPPGPASAPENAQAGQAAAAGAIASGQPLLDANGQQIMDPATGQPMLAPYPADKREQATRNYELDRSISHTKQQQGRLRRLSVAVVLDDQVTVSADGQTTRVPRSAEELARFTRLVQDAVGFDASRGDSVSVINAPFAADSLDETFIDVPFYSQPWFWDIVKQVLGVLFILVLVFGVLRPVLNNLTNAGKGKELQAAGGDIALGEMDGMDGALSNDRVSLSGPQSIMLPSPTEGYDAQLNAIKNLVAEDPGRVAQVVKDWINEDE from the coding sequence ATGGCTGAAGCGCTTAGCAAGGTTCCAGTACCGGTTGATTCGGAAGCTCCGAAGAAGCCTTTGTTGGGCCTGTCGTTCCTGGAAAATCTTTCCGAAATGTCGATGCTGCGGCAGATCGGCCTGTTGGTCGGGCTGGCTGCAAGCGTGGCCATCGGTTTCGCCGTGGTGCTCTGGTCGCAGCAACCGGACTATCGTCCGCTGCTTGGTAGCCTCGCCGGGATGGATGCCAATCAGGTCATGGAAACTCTGGCGGCAGCCGATATTTCATACACCATCGAGCCTACCTCTGGTGCCTTGCTGGTCAAGGCCGATGATCTTGCCCGCGCGCGGTTGAAACTCGCCAGCGCCGGCATTGCGCCGACCGACAGCAATATCGGCTTCGAGATTCTTGACAAGGAGCAGGGCCTCGGCACCAGCCAGTTCATGGAAGCCACCCGCTACCGCCGTGGCCTCGAAGGCGAACTGGGCCGCACCGTGTCCAGCCTCAACAACGTCAAGGGCGCCCGCGTGCACTTGGCTATCCCGAAAAGCTCGGTGTTCGTGCGTGACGAGCGCAAGCCCAGCGCGTCGGTGCTGGTGGAGCTCTATCCGGGCCGCAGCCTCGAGCCGAGCCAGGTTATGGCGATCATCAACCTGGTCGCCACCAGCGTGCCGGAGCTGACCAAGTCGCAGATCACCGTGGTGGATCAGAAGGGCAATCTGCTGTCAGACCAACAGGAGCTCACCGAGCTGAGCATGGCCGGCAAGCAGTTCGACTACAGCCGTCGGATCGAGAGCCTCTACACCCAACGTGTGCAAAGCATCCTGCAGCCGGTGCTGGGCAACGGTCGGTACAAGGCCGAAGTATCTGCCGACGTCGACTTCAGCGCTGTCGAGTCGACTTCAGAGACCTTCAACCCGGATCAGCCGGCTCTGCGCAGCGAACAGAGCGTCAGCGAGCAGCGCCAAAGCAGTCTCGGATCGCAGGGTGTTCCGGGTGCGCTGAGCAACCAGCCACCGGGCCCGGCCAGCGCGCCGGAGAACGCTCAGGCCGGGCAAGCCGCGGCCGCGGGTGCCATCGCTTCCGGACAACCGTTGCTAGATGCCAATGGTCAGCAGATCATGGATCCCGCGACCGGCCAGCCCATGCTTGCGCCGTATCCCGCTGACAAGCGCGAGCAGGCGACCCGTAATTACGAGCTGGACCGTTCGATCAGTCACACCAAGCAGCAGCAGGGCCGCCTGCGCCGCTTGTCGGTTGCCGTAGTACTTGACGATCAGGTGACGGTCTCTGCTGATGGGCAGACGACACGTGTCCCGCGGAGCGCCGAAGAATTGGCGCGTTTCACCCGGCTGGTGCAGGACGCCGTCGGTTTCGACGCCAGCCGTGGCGACAGCGTCAGCGTTATCAACGCGCCGTTCGCGGCCGACTCGTTGGATGAAACCTTTATTGACGTACCGTTCTACTCGCAGCCGTGGTTCTGGGACATCGTCAAGCAAGTGCTCGGGGTACTGTTCATTCTAGTGCTGGTGTTCGGTGTGCTGCGGCCGGTCCTGAACAATCTGACCAATGCCGGGAAAGGCAAGGAACTCCAGGCCGCCGGTGGCGATATCGCATTGGGCGAAATGGACGGTATGGATGGCGCGCTGTCCAATGACCGAGTCAGTCTGAGCGGGCCGCAGAGCATCATGCTGCCGAGCCCGACCGAGGGGTACGATGCGCAACTGAATGCCATCAAAAATCTGGTAGCAGAAGATCCGGGCCGGGTGGCCCAGGTCGTCAAAGATTGGATCAACGAAGATGAGTGA